A portion of the Homalodisca vitripennis isolate AUS2020 chromosome 2, UT_GWSS_2.1, whole genome shotgun sequence genome contains these proteins:
- the LOC124354682 gene encoding uncharacterized protein LOC124354682 isoform X4, whose amino-acid sequence MCACKPGYIGYPFSGCYHEGHILLECTMNSDCPEEMECKNKHCGDVCKNACGLNSHCKGIRHRPVCSCSPGHVWDPFLGCQIQKIKECTEHSDCLSNRTCSNYVCVDPCDSVCGNNTICTVENHTIACACTPEFIGNPFQNCVSQGTIELQKKYYIGKEEVTWTTAIERCRSMDMYFASITSPSEQEDIKNAGKQSGIAGLVWVSGSDLGSAGEYVWNSTGKGFTYTNWKYGEPEVSDDYRCVALDTFDYKWQTRGCNFKRYYACEYFRS is encoded by the exons ATGTGTGCCTGTAAACCAGGTTATATAGGCTACCCTTTCAGTGGCTGCTATCATGAAGGTCACATACTTTTAG AATGTACAATGAACTCGGATTGCCCCGAGGAAATGGAATGCAAGAACAAACACTGTGGGGATGTCTGTAAAAACGCTTGTGGACTAAACAGTCATTGCAAAGGCATCAGACATCGTCCAGTCTGCTCTTGCAGTCCAGGACATGTTTGGGATCCATTCTTAGGATGTCAAATACAGA AGATTAAAGAGTGTACAGAACATTCGGACTGTCTCTCAAATCGCACTTGCAGCAATTACGTGTGTGTGGACCCTTGTGACAGTGTCTGCGGTAACAACACAATCTGCACTGTCGAGAATCATACGATAGCTTGTGCTTGCACACCAGAATTCATCGGCAACCCTTTTCAGAACTGTGTAAGTCAAG GTACCATAGAATTACAGAAGAAGTACTATATTGGAAAAGAAGAG GTGACATGGACTACTGCTATTGAACGATGCCGCAGTATGGACATGTATTTTGCTTCCATTACAAGCCCGTCAGAACAGGAAGATATAAAGAATGCAGGCAAACAATCAG GAATAGCAGGGTTAGTGTGGGTATCTGGATCTGACCTGGGCTCAGCAGGTGAGTATGTGTGGAACTCTACAGGGAAAGGTTTTACGTATACCAACTGGAAATATGGAGAGCCAGAGGTCTCGGATGATTATCGATGCGTAGCGCTCGATACCTTTGATTACAAATGGCAAACGAGAGGATGCAACTTTAAACGCTACTATGCCTGTGAATATTTTAGAAGTTAA
- the LOC124354682 gene encoding adhesion G protein-coupled receptor E1-like isoform X2: MCSKLNNLEVMKTSIHFILLTLCAPILGISPDINCETSDDCSSDKVCLDFKCEDPCLGVCGFNTVCHTVNNVYMCACKPGYIGYPFSGCYHEGHILLECTMNSDCPEEMECKNKHCGDVCKNACGLNSHCKGIRHRPVCSCSPGHVWDPFLGCQIQKIKECTEHSDCLSNRTCSNYVCVDPCDSVCGNNTICTVENHTIACACTPEFIGNPFQNCVSQGTIELQKKYYIGKEEVTWTTAIERCRSMDMYFASITSPSEQEDIKNAGKQSGIAGLVWVSGSDLGSAGEYVWNSTGKGFTYTNWKYGEPEVSDDYRCVALDTFDYKWQTRGCNFKRYYACEYFRS, translated from the exons ATGTGCTCAAAGTTAAATAACTTAGAAGTTATGAAGACAtccatacattttatattgcttACTTTGTGTGCTCCAATTCTAGGAATATCACCAG ACATTAACTGTGAGACCAGTGACGACTGTAGCTCGGACAAAGTGTGCTTGGACTTTAAATGTGAAGACCCTTGCCTTGGCGTATGTGGCTTTAACACCGTCTGCCACACAGTCAACAACGTTTATATGTGTGCCTGTAAACCAGGTTATATAGGCTACCCTTTCAGTGGCTGCTATCATGAAGGTCACATACTTTTAG AATGTACAATGAACTCGGATTGCCCCGAGGAAATGGAATGCAAGAACAAACACTGTGGGGATGTCTGTAAAAACGCTTGTGGACTAAACAGTCATTGCAAAGGCATCAGACATCGTCCAGTCTGCTCTTGCAGTCCAGGACATGTTTGGGATCCATTCTTAGGATGTCAAATACAGA AGATTAAAGAGTGTACAGAACATTCGGACTGTCTCTCAAATCGCACTTGCAGCAATTACGTGTGTGTGGACCCTTGTGACAGTGTCTGCGGTAACAACACAATCTGCACTGTCGAGAATCATACGATAGCTTGTGCTTGCACACCAGAATTCATCGGCAACCCTTTTCAGAACTGTGTAAGTCAAG GTACCATAGAATTACAGAAGAAGTACTATATTGGAAAAGAAGAG GTGACATGGACTACTGCTATTGAACGATGCCGCAGTATGGACATGTATTTTGCTTCCATTACAAGCCCGTCAGAACAGGAAGATATAAAGAATGCAGGCAAACAATCAG GAATAGCAGGGTTAGTGTGGGTATCTGGATCTGACCTGGGCTCAGCAGGTGAGTATGTGTGGAACTCTACAGGGAAAGGTTTTACGTATACCAACTGGAAATATGGAGAGCCAGAGGTCTCGGATGATTATCGATGCGTAGCGCTCGATACCTTTGATTACAAATGGCAAACGAGAGGATGCAACTTTAAACGCTACTATGCCTGTGAATATTTTAGAAGTTAA
- the LOC124354682 gene encoding adhesion G protein-coupled receptor E1-like isoform X1 encodes MCSKLNNLEVMKTSIHFILLTLCAPILGISPGNNTSDINCETSDDCSSDKVCLDFKCEDPCLGVCGFNTVCHTVNNVYMCACKPGYIGYPFSGCYHEGHILLECTMNSDCPEEMECKNKHCGDVCKNACGLNSHCKGIRHRPVCSCSPGHVWDPFLGCQIQKIKECTEHSDCLSNRTCSNYVCVDPCDSVCGNNTICTVENHTIACACTPEFIGNPFQNCVSQGTIELQKKYYIGKEEVTWTTAIERCRSMDMYFASITSPSEQEDIKNAGKQSGIAGLVWVSGSDLGSAGEYVWNSTGKGFTYTNWKYGEPEVSDDYRCVALDTFDYKWQTRGCNFKRYYACEYFRS; translated from the exons ATGTGCTCAAAGTTAAATAACTTAGAAGTTATGAAGACAtccatacattttatattgcttACTTTGTGTGCTCCAATTCTAGGAATATCACCAGGTAACAATACCTCAG ACATTAACTGTGAGACCAGTGACGACTGTAGCTCGGACAAAGTGTGCTTGGACTTTAAATGTGAAGACCCTTGCCTTGGCGTATGTGGCTTTAACACCGTCTGCCACACAGTCAACAACGTTTATATGTGTGCCTGTAAACCAGGTTATATAGGCTACCCTTTCAGTGGCTGCTATCATGAAGGTCACATACTTTTAG AATGTACAATGAACTCGGATTGCCCCGAGGAAATGGAATGCAAGAACAAACACTGTGGGGATGTCTGTAAAAACGCTTGTGGACTAAACAGTCATTGCAAAGGCATCAGACATCGTCCAGTCTGCTCTTGCAGTCCAGGACATGTTTGGGATCCATTCTTAGGATGTCAAATACAGA AGATTAAAGAGTGTACAGAACATTCGGACTGTCTCTCAAATCGCACTTGCAGCAATTACGTGTGTGTGGACCCTTGTGACAGTGTCTGCGGTAACAACACAATCTGCACTGTCGAGAATCATACGATAGCTTGTGCTTGCACACCAGAATTCATCGGCAACCCTTTTCAGAACTGTGTAAGTCAAG GTACCATAGAATTACAGAAGAAGTACTATATTGGAAAAGAAGAG GTGACATGGACTACTGCTATTGAACGATGCCGCAGTATGGACATGTATTTTGCTTCCATTACAAGCCCGTCAGAACAGGAAGATATAAAGAATGCAGGCAAACAATCAG GAATAGCAGGGTTAGTGTGGGTATCTGGATCTGACCTGGGCTCAGCAGGTGAGTATGTGTGGAACTCTACAGGGAAAGGTTTTACGTATACCAACTGGAAATATGGAGAGCCAGAGGTCTCGGATGATTATCGATGCGTAGCGCTCGATACCTTTGATTACAAATGGCAAACGAGAGGATGCAACTTTAAACGCTACTATGCCTGTGAATATTTTAGAAGTTAA
- the LOC124354682 gene encoding uncharacterized protein LOC124354682 isoform X3: MCSKLNNLEVMKTSIHFILLTLCAPILGISPGNNTSECTMNSDCPEEMECKNKHCGDVCKNACGLNSHCKGIRHRPVCSCSPGHVWDPFLGCQIQKIKECTEHSDCLSNRTCSNYVCVDPCDSVCGNNTICTVENHTIACACTPEFIGNPFQNCVSQGTIELQKKYYIGKEEVTWTTAIERCRSMDMYFASITSPSEQEDIKNAGKQSGIAGLVWVSGSDLGSAGEYVWNSTGKGFTYTNWKYGEPEVSDDYRCVALDTFDYKWQTRGCNFKRYYACEYFRS, encoded by the exons ATGTGCTCAAAGTTAAATAACTTAGAAGTTATGAAGACAtccatacattttatattgcttACTTTGTGTGCTCCAATTCTAGGAATATCACCAGGTAACAATACCTCAG AATGTACAATGAACTCGGATTGCCCCGAGGAAATGGAATGCAAGAACAAACACTGTGGGGATGTCTGTAAAAACGCTTGTGGACTAAACAGTCATTGCAAAGGCATCAGACATCGTCCAGTCTGCTCTTGCAGTCCAGGACATGTTTGGGATCCATTCTTAGGATGTCAAATACAGA AGATTAAAGAGTGTACAGAACATTCGGACTGTCTCTCAAATCGCACTTGCAGCAATTACGTGTGTGTGGACCCTTGTGACAGTGTCTGCGGTAACAACACAATCTGCACTGTCGAGAATCATACGATAGCTTGTGCTTGCACACCAGAATTCATCGGCAACCCTTTTCAGAACTGTGTAAGTCAAG GTACCATAGAATTACAGAAGAAGTACTATATTGGAAAAGAAGAG GTGACATGGACTACTGCTATTGAACGATGCCGCAGTATGGACATGTATTTTGCTTCCATTACAAGCCCGTCAGAACAGGAAGATATAAAGAATGCAGGCAAACAATCAG GAATAGCAGGGTTAGTGTGGGTATCTGGATCTGACCTGGGCTCAGCAGGTGAGTATGTGTGGAACTCTACAGGGAAAGGTTTTACGTATACCAACTGGAAATATGGAGAGCCAGAGGTCTCGGATGATTATCGATGCGTAGCGCTCGATACCTTTGATTACAAATGGCAAACGAGAGGATGCAACTTTAAACGCTACTATGCCTGTGAATATTTTAGAAGTTAA